A portion of the Deinococcus peraridilitoris DSM 19664 genome contains these proteins:
- a CDS encoding vWA domain-containing protein, producing the protein MSKTTRYSKFEGELESLESAELMSMIQEALLGQGMNDPYDPDPDARPSMDDLFDAILQSLVDRGMVPDEMLEEAMNADDIQETRLGQQIQRLMDKLQMDGFIRKEFDEEEGSGGGAGESGEARFQLTDKSIDFLGYNSLRDLMGGLGRSSAGNHDTRDYASGIDVTGELKNYEFGDTLNLDTTATLSNVISKGFENMEQSDLVVRQAEYSSSAATVVLLDCSHSMILYGEDRFTPAKQVALALAHLIRTSYPGDTLKFVLFHDSAEEVPLGKLAQAQIGPYHTNTAGGLRLAQQLLKRENKDMKQIVMITDGKPSALTLPDGRIYKNAYGLDPYVLGATLREVANCRRSGIQINTFMLARDAELIGFVRRVTEMTKGKAYFTTPHNIGQYVLMDYMKGKTKVVN; encoded by the coding sequence ATGTCCAAAACAACGCGCTACAGCAAATTCGAAGGTGAACTCGAGTCGCTCGAGTCGGCCGAGCTGATGAGCATGATTCAGGAAGCGTTGCTGGGCCAGGGCATGAACGACCCCTACGACCCTGATCCCGACGCGCGCCCCAGCATGGACGACCTGTTCGACGCCATTCTGCAGTCCCTGGTGGACCGCGGCATGGTGCCTGACGAGATGCTCGAAGAAGCCATGAACGCCGACGACATTCAGGAAACCCGCCTGGGGCAGCAGATTCAGCGCTTGATGGACAAGTTGCAGATGGACGGCTTTATTCGCAAGGAATTCGATGAGGAAGAGGGTTCCGGGGGTGGCGCGGGGGAAAGCGGTGAAGCGCGCTTCCAGCTCACCGACAAATCCATCGACTTTCTGGGCTACAACAGCCTGCGCGACCTGATGGGTGGTCTCGGGCGCAGCAGCGCCGGTAATCACGACACCCGTGACTACGCGAGTGGCATCGACGTGACCGGCGAACTCAAGAACTACGAATTCGGTGACACCCTCAACCTCGACACCACTGCCACGCTCTCGAACGTCATTTCCAAGGGTTTCGAGAACATGGAGCAGAGTGACCTGGTCGTCCGGCAGGCCGAGTACAGCTCCAGCGCCGCGACGGTGGTGCTGCTCGACTGCTCGCACAGCATGATCCTGTACGGCGAGGACCGCTTCACGCCGGCCAAGCAGGTGGCGCTGGCGCTCGCACACCTGATTCGCACCAGCTATCCGGGCGATACCCTGAAATTCGTGCTGTTTCACGACAGCGCCGAGGAAGTGCCGTTAGGGAAACTGGCGCAGGCGCAGATCGGCCCGTACCACACCAATACCGCGGGCGGCCTGCGGCTGGCGCAGCAGCTGCTCAAACGCGAAAACAAGGACATGAAGCAGATCGTGATGATCACCGACGGCAAACCGAGCGCCCTCACGCTGCCCGACGGACGCATCTACAAAAATGCTTACGGTCTCGATCCTTATGTGCTGGGCGCTACTTTGCGTGAAGTCGCCAACTGCCGACGCAGCGGCATCCAGATCAACACCTTCATGCTGGCCCGCGACGCCGAACTGATCGGCTTCGTGCGGCGCGTGACCGAAATGACCAAAGGCAAGGCATACTTCACCACGCCGCACAATATCGGGCAATACGTGCTGATGGACTATATGAAGGGCAAAACCAAAGTCGTCAATTGA